The following coding sequences are from one Streptomyces sp. NBC_01232 window:
- a CDS encoding adenylate/guanylate cyclase domain-containing protein: protein MPCASCRSELPPDARFCPFCGSPCAPGPVTAKPTGRKVVTVLFCDLVGSTALSGALDAETLRSVTLRWFDLMRLRIEEQGGTVEKFIGDAVMAVFGVPTVREDDARRALAAALAMREALAEFNDRLEQGVGVRLEMRIGLNTGQAVTGSATLRQAMVSGEVVNVAARLEQNAAAGEILIGADTLAAAGPGVRTTERGRLLLKGKSDRVAAHRLLGLDEEEGPEALRRFDLAFVGRTHELALIEAALDRVVRTRRAGRLVVGGEAGQGKTRLVREWLHRAAVKTAAGGPRHGVGRCRSRGEQPSLGPLADAVADLLRRGGTPVPSPELDLLRQGLLLNGTPHPSPEDTCAALARLLAGLSETEPVVLVIDDCHWAAQPLFDALDRLLRALTDAAVLVIVLTRPQLFDARAELALDAVPLGGLSDAEAQLLAAELTGGTVHGEPLGPRVLARVGGNPLHLEQLLATGNPVDADSVPLPLQALIGARIDALDPPEHRALGLASVLGGDFTADELTALAGHPAPSWTGPELRPLLHRLVRHRLIRPDGGAFRFAGGLIQEVVYASQSKQNRADQHERAARLDSVRQRGSAAVGGHLEQAYRYRVELGAQDAHTDGLRRRAADALAEAGRLALAHADPVWAADVLSRATARYLAGEPGSTATRRRLGQTLLDLGRGPEGRALLEEVLAEALAGGGEAVETAHARLALASVGRSAGPDESPAEAADATLPVFAAAGDDLGQARACLRLAQRAQEHGRHRTAERLLACALDHAVRADAEPERAAALGAMGVSLWRGPQPVADAVSRCRELLADQGAGRRAVRLTLNCPLAVVLALHDDRDGALACLAEAEHLAKRLGYAEADAFLPIFTATVADLTGRREEALLSLERAATAARDLGATALLRSALRDTARIRLDLGDWRTARGVLAELEGERAQPPRPRAESADLDGLRARIAAARGLAKTATRLAARALASAARTDSPVVQGTAALDLARTALELGRPADAAAAAARARRRFAGKGHLPAVRQAEAVVSRCHGRPPGHGRTVGRVGGAGKEAPR, encoded by the coding sequence ATGCCTTGCGCCTCGTGCCGGAGCGAACTGCCGCCCGACGCCCGGTTCTGTCCCTTCTGCGGCAGCCCGTGCGCCCCCGGGCCGGTCACGGCCAAGCCGACCGGCCGCAAGGTCGTGACCGTCCTCTTCTGCGACCTGGTGGGTTCCACCGCGCTCTCCGGAGCACTGGACGCCGAAACCCTGCGCTCGGTCACGCTCCGCTGGTTCGACCTGATGAGACTGCGGATCGAGGAGCAGGGCGGCACCGTGGAGAAGTTCATCGGGGACGCCGTGATGGCCGTCTTCGGCGTGCCGACCGTGCGGGAGGACGACGCCCGGCGCGCGCTTGCCGCCGCCCTGGCCATGCGGGAGGCACTCGCCGAGTTCAACGACCGGCTGGAGCAGGGCGTCGGCGTACGGCTGGAGATGCGCATCGGCCTCAACACCGGTCAGGCGGTCACGGGTTCGGCAACCCTTCGGCAGGCGATGGTCTCCGGCGAGGTGGTCAACGTCGCCGCGCGCCTGGAACAGAACGCCGCCGCCGGGGAGATCCTCATCGGAGCGGACACCCTGGCCGCTGCCGGACCGGGCGTCCGGACGACGGAGAGAGGCCGGCTGCTGCTCAAGGGCAAGAGCGACCGGGTCGCCGCGCACCGGCTGCTCGGCCTGGACGAGGAGGAGGGCCCGGAGGCGCTGCGCCGCTTCGACCTCGCCTTCGTCGGCCGGACCCACGAACTGGCCCTGATCGAAGCCGCGTTGGACCGTGTGGTGCGGACCCGCCGGGCCGGTCGCCTGGTGGTCGGCGGGGAGGCGGGCCAGGGCAAGACCAGACTCGTGCGGGAATGGCTCCACCGGGCCGCGGTCAAGACCGCGGCCGGCGGCCCCCGTCACGGCGTCGGGCGCTGCCGGTCCCGGGGCGAACAGCCCAGCCTCGGACCGCTCGCCGACGCCGTGGCCGACCTGCTGAGGCGCGGCGGCACACCCGTACCGTCGCCCGAACTGGACCTGCTCCGCCAGGGCCTGCTTCTGAACGGGACTCCCCACCCGTCGCCGGAGGACACCTGCGCCGCGCTCGCCAGGCTGCTCGCCGGGCTCTCCGAAACGGAGCCCGTGGTGCTGGTGATCGACGACTGCCACTGGGCCGCGCAGCCGCTCTTCGACGCCCTCGACCGGCTGCTGCGGGCACTCACCGACGCGGCCGTCCTCGTCATTGTGCTCACCCGCCCCCAACTCTTCGACGCACGGGCCGAACTGGCCCTGGACGCCGTGCCGCTCGGCGGGCTCTCCGACGCCGAGGCACAACTCCTCGCGGCCGAGCTGACCGGGGGCACGGTGCACGGTGAGCCGCTCGGCCCCCGGGTCCTGGCACGGGTGGGCGGAAACCCGCTGCACCTGGAACAGCTGCTGGCCACGGGCAACCCGGTCGACGCGGACAGTGTCCCGCTCCCCCTCCAGGCCCTGATCGGCGCCCGGATCGACGCGCTCGACCCGCCCGAGCACCGGGCGCTGGGCCTCGCGTCCGTCCTGGGCGGCGACTTCACCGCCGACGAACTGACGGCGCTCGCCGGACATCCCGCACCTTCGTGGACCGGGCCCGAACTCCGGCCCCTGCTGCACCGGCTGGTCCGGCACCGCCTGATCCGGCCGGACGGCGGAGCGTTCCGCTTCGCCGGAGGACTGATCCAGGAGGTCGTCTACGCCAGCCAGTCCAAGCAGAACCGGGCCGACCAGCACGAACGGGCGGCCCGACTGGACTCGGTCCGTCAGCGGGGCAGCGCGGCGGTCGGGGGCCATCTGGAACAGGCGTACCGCTACCGGGTCGAGCTGGGCGCCCAGGACGCGCACACCGACGGGCTGCGCCGGCGCGCCGCCGACGCGCTCGCCGAGGCCGGGCGGCTGGCGCTGGCCCACGCCGACCCCGTGTGGGCGGCCGACGTGCTGTCCCGTGCCACGGCCCGGTACCTGGCGGGCGAGCCGGGAAGTACGGCGACACGCCGGCGGCTCGGCCAGACGCTGCTGGACCTGGGGCGCGGCCCGGAAGGCCGGGCGCTGCTCGAAGAGGTGCTGGCCGAGGCCCTGGCCGGCGGCGGGGAGGCGGTGGAGACCGCGCACGCCCGCCTCGCCCTGGCCTCGGTCGGCCGGTCCGCGGGGCCGGACGAGTCACCGGCGGAGGCCGCCGACGCCACGCTGCCGGTCTTCGCGGCGGCCGGTGACGACCTCGGCCAGGCCAGGGCCTGCCTGCGGCTGGCCCAGCGCGCCCAGGAACATGGCCGGCACCGTACGGCGGAGCGCCTGCTCGCCTGCGCGCTGGACCACGCCGTACGAGCCGACGCCGAGCCGGAGCGGGCCGCGGCCCTCGGAGCCATGGGGGTCTCGCTCTGGCGCGGCCCCCAACCGGTCGCGGACGCCGTGTCCCGTTGCCGCGAGCTCCTCGCCGACCAGGGGGCCGGCCGCCGGGCCGTCCGGCTGACGCTCAACTGCCCGCTGGCCGTGGTGCTGGCCCTCCACGACGACCGCGACGGGGCCCTGGCCTGCCTCGCGGAGGCGGAGCACCTCGCGAAGAGGCTCGGCTACGCCGAGGCCGACGCCTTCCTGCCGATCTTCACCGCGACCGTGGCCGACCTGACCGGCCGCCGGGAGGAGGCGCTCCTGAGCCTGGAGCGGGCCGCCACCGCCGCGCGGGACCTGGGCGCCACGGCGTTGCTGCGCAGTGCCCTGCGGGACACCGCCCGCATCCGGCTGGACCTGGGCGACTGGCGCACCGCCCGCGGCGTCCTCGCCGAACTGGAGGGGGAGCGGGCGCAACCGCCGCGCCCGCGCGCCGAGTCGGCGGACCTCGACGGCCTGCGCGCCCGGATCGCCGCCGCCCGGGGGCTGGCCAAGACCGCCACCCGGCTGGCCGCCAGGGCGCTCGCCTCCGCCGCCCGCACCGACTCGCCCGTCGTCCAGGGCACCGCCGCCCTCGACCTCGCCCGTACCGCCCTCGAACTGGGGCGCCCGGCCGACGCGGCCGCGGCGGCGGCGCGCGCCCGCCGGCGCTTCGCGGGGAAGGGCCACCTGCCCGCCGTACGCCAGGCAGAGGCCGTGGTCTCCCGCTGCCACGGCCGCCCGCCCGGGCACGGCCGCACCGTCGGACGCGTCGGCGGAGCCGGAAAGGAAGCACCACGATGA
- a CDS encoding S8 family peptidase, translated as MTTAQPPASALTWALRGRGPADVPIEADGPPDPPESGLLGGTGRGVRVCVVDSGVERDHPMVGPVDRSWRVFKDDDGVHVEETEEGDACGHGTACAGIIRRTAPDCELSSIRVLGDRFSGSGDVLLEGIRWAVRQRFDVVNLSLSTTHDRFVGELRRLADEAYFQQTVIVAAAHNTRVESFPWRFSSVISVGSHQEDDPDLHLYNPEPPVEFFAPGQKVQVAWLGGTSIRSSGNSYATPFIAGLCARILSSGPRLTPFQLKNALYLSAANVRVHGSR; from the coding sequence ATGACCACCGCGCAGCCCCCGGCGTCCGCACTCACCTGGGCCCTACGAGGGCGGGGCCCCGCGGACGTACCCATCGAGGCCGACGGTCCGCCCGACCCGCCCGAGAGCGGCCTCCTCGGAGGCACCGGACGCGGCGTACGCGTCTGCGTGGTCGATTCGGGGGTCGAACGGGACCACCCGATGGTCGGCCCGGTCGACCGGTCATGGCGCGTGTTCAAGGACGACGACGGGGTCCACGTCGAGGAGACGGAGGAGGGAGACGCCTGCGGTCACGGCACCGCCTGCGCCGGCATCATCCGGCGCACCGCGCCGGACTGCGAGCTGTCGAGCATCCGGGTGCTCGGCGACCGCTTCTCCGGCAGCGGGGACGTCCTGCTCGAAGGCATCCGGTGGGCCGTGCGCCAGCGGTTCGACGTGGTGAACCTGAGCCTGTCCACCACCCACGACCGCTTCGTGGGCGAGCTGCGCCGGCTGGCCGACGAGGCGTACTTCCAGCAGACCGTGATCGTCGCCGCTGCGCACAACACGCGCGTGGAGAGCTTTCCCTGGCGCTTCTCCTCGGTGATCTCGGTCGGCAGCCACCAGGAGGACGACCCGGATCTCCACCTCTACAACCCCGAGCCCCCGGTGGAGTTCTTCGCCCCCGGTCAGAAGGTCCAGGTGGCGTGGCTCGGCGGCACGTCGATCCGCAGCTCCGGCAACAGCTATGCCACCCCGTTCATCGCGGGGCTCTGCGCGCGGATCCTGTCGAGCGGCCCCCGGCTGACGCCGTTCCAGCTGAAGAACGCCCTGTACCTGTCCGCAGCCAACGTCCGTGTCCACGGAAGCCGGTAA
- a CDS encoding GAF domain-containing protein gives MAQTITPVVSAAPRPDPVVAELLQSVVDTARAIFGAQASSIMLLDPAADELIFEAVSGQGQEFLVGRRFPAGRGIAGWVAASGEPMVVDDLHDSVSFDRAIAESTGYVPNALMAAPLIRRDRILGVLEVLDPSPQARSGLPELDLLGLFARQAAVALHVLTAYGPRSAPAAPDDPSRTELLRLLSEARRLVGE, from the coding sequence ATGGCTCAGACGATCACCCCTGTCGTGTCCGCAGCACCCCGGCCGGATCCGGTGGTGGCGGAGCTCCTGCAGTCGGTGGTGGACACCGCGCGTGCCATCTTCGGCGCGCAGGCGAGTTCCATCATGCTTCTGGACCCCGCGGCGGACGAGCTCATCTTCGAGGCCGTCTCCGGGCAGGGGCAGGAGTTCCTGGTGGGCCGTCGGTTCCCGGCGGGCCGCGGGATCGCCGGATGGGTCGCCGCCTCGGGGGAGCCGATGGTGGTCGACGACCTGCACGACAGCGTCTCCTTCGACAGGGCCATCGCCGAGTCCACCGGCTACGTCCCGAACGCGCTGATGGCCGCCCCCCTCATCCGCAGGGACCGGATCCTCGGCGTCCTGGAGGTGCTCGATCCGTCCCCGCAGGCCCGCTCCGGCCTGCCGGAGCTCGACCTGCTGGGCCTCTTCGCCCGTCAGGCCGCCGTCGCCCTGCACGTCCTGACCGCCTACGGGCCGCGGTCGGCCCCGGCAGCCCCGGACGACCCTTCGCGCACCGAACTCCTGCGCCTGCTCTCGGAAGCCCGCCGCCTCGTCGGGGAGTGA
- a CDS encoding PIG-L family deacetylase — protein sequence MTHRPLTLMAVHAHPDDEATGTGGVLARYAAEGIRTVLVTCTDGGCGDGPGGAKPGAPGHDPAAVASMRRQELDASCAVLEVSDLETLDYADSGMMGWPTNDAPGSFWHTPVEEGAARLAALMRHYRPDVVVTYDENGFYGHPDHIQAHRITMAALEMTTLTPKVYWTTMPRSAMERFGKIMREFAGDMPEPDPAETAALAEIGLPDDEITTWVDTTAFSGQKFDALAAHASQGENIFFLRMGKERFGELMGMETFVRVRDTTGAAVPENDLFAGLR from the coding sequence ATGACTCACCGGCCCTTGACGCTCATGGCCGTGCACGCCCACCCCGACGACGAGGCCACCGGAACCGGAGGAGTCCTCGCACGGTATGCGGCAGAGGGCATCCGCACGGTTCTGGTGACCTGTACCGACGGCGGTTGCGGTGACGGGCCGGGGGGTGCCAAACCAGGGGCTCCGGGGCACGATCCGGCGGCCGTCGCCTCGATGCGCCGGCAGGAACTGGACGCGAGCTGCGCCGTCCTGGAGGTCAGTGACCTCGAGACGCTGGACTACGCCGATTCCGGGATGATGGGCTGGCCGACCAACGACGCCCCCGGATCCTTCTGGCACACCCCCGTGGAGGAGGGCGCCGCCCGGCTCGCGGCCCTCATGCGGCACTACCGGCCCGATGTGGTCGTCACCTATGACGAGAACGGCTTCTACGGTCACCCCGACCACATCCAGGCCCACCGCATCACGATGGCGGCGCTCGAGATGACCACGCTGACGCCGAAGGTGTACTGGACGACGATGCCGCGCTCGGCGATGGAGCGGTTCGGCAAGATCATGCGCGAGTTCGCGGGGGACATGCCGGAACCGGACCCGGCCGAGACCGCCGCGCTGGCCGAGATCGGCCTCCCCGACGACGAGATCACCACGTGGGTGGACACCACCGCGTTCAGCGGTCAGAAGTTCGACGCGCTGGCCGCACACGCCAGTCAGGGCGAGAACATCTTCTTCCTCCGGATGGGCAAGGAGAGGTTCGGCGAGTTGATGGGCATGGAAACCTTCGTACGCGTCCGGGACACCACCGGCGCGGCCGTGCCCGAGAACGATCTCTTCGCCGGCCTGCGCTGA
- a CDS encoding RBBP9/YdeN family alpha/beta hydrolase encodes MPTIVIVPGMREHVEDHWQTILAERLGEAGRTVRTVPPLVRNRLSRDAHVAHVVEVMLRITGPVIIVAHSAGVMTTVQWARWHEADVRGALLVAPPDFGTPLPDGYPTPGELATHGWTPVPRTPLPFPSIVAAGSDDPLASPGRVAELAREWGSRLVELGPVGHLNPASGHGPWPRAEELVAALEHGRHHGAPQPAA; translated from the coding sequence GTGCCGACGATCGTGATCGTTCCCGGCATGCGGGAACACGTCGAGGACCACTGGCAGACCATTCTGGCCGAGCGGCTCGGTGAGGCGGGCCGCACCGTCCGCACCGTTCCCCCGCTGGTGCGCAACCGGCTCAGCCGCGACGCACACGTCGCCCATGTGGTCGAGGTGATGCTCCGGATCACCGGGCCCGTGATCATCGTCGCCCACAGCGCGGGCGTCATGACCACGGTGCAGTGGGCCCGATGGCACGAAGCGGACGTCCGGGGTGCGCTGCTCGTCGCTCCGCCGGATTTCGGGACACCGCTGCCGGACGGCTACCCCACCCCCGGCGAGCTGGCGACGCACGGCTGGACACCGGTGCCCCGCACACCGCTGCCCTTCCCCAGCATCGTCGCGGCCGGCTCCGACGATCCCCTGGCATCCCCGGGGCGCGTCGCGGAACTCGCTCGGGAGTGGGGCAGCCGGCTGGTGGAACTCGGCCCCGTCGGACACCTCAACCCCGCCTCCGGACACGGCCCGTGGCCCCGGGCCGAGGAACTCGTTGCGGCGCTCGAACACGGCCGGCACCACGGGGCTCCACAGCCCGCCGCGTAG
- a CDS encoding MFS transporter: protein MGFLTTAAPAPERTGTGTATGSSEWPVPRRYAWVVFALSFALLLSDYMSRQVLNAVFPMLKADWLLSDARLGSLSGVVALMVGLLTFPLSLLADRWGRVRSLVIAATMWSLATLGCAVAASYGQMFIGRLFVGIGEAAYGSVGIAVVLSVFPRTLRATLSGAFIAGGAFGSVLGISIGGAVAQAYGWRWAFGVMGVFGLVLAGVYAVVVTEKRLTPRTAPSGDGAAGTGTGTRTGTGSDVRLRVLLPRLFSSVSVVSAYIGSGLQLFIAGALIAWLPSYFNRYYEMPTAKAGATAGLFALMIGIGMIAGGIASDRFSRRDPLRKWTVAICCSVGSLVLLMTAFRLPAGPVQLLVLALGALLCAGTAGPGAAMVANLTPAAIAATAFATLTLAQSLLGLAPGPAVTGLLADRLGLLGALRIVPLVAIAATAAFLAGRRRYTRDLRRLTAPAATAEAAEPEARS from the coding sequence ATGGGGTTTCTCACCACTGCGGCACCCGCCCCGGAGAGAACCGGTACCGGCACGGCCACCGGCTCCTCGGAATGGCCCGTGCCCCGGCGCTACGCCTGGGTGGTCTTCGCACTGAGTTTCGCGCTCCTGCTCTCGGACTACATGTCCCGGCAGGTGCTCAACGCCGTCTTCCCGATGCTGAAGGCCGACTGGCTGCTCTCGGACGCCCGGCTGGGCTCCCTCAGCGGCGTCGTGGCACTGATGGTCGGCCTGCTCACCTTCCCCCTCTCCCTGCTGGCCGACCGGTGGGGCAGGGTGAGGTCCCTCGTCATCGCGGCGACGATGTGGAGTCTGGCGACCCTGGGCTGCGCGGTGGCGGCGAGCTACGGCCAGATGTTCATCGGCCGGCTCTTCGTCGGCATCGGTGAGGCCGCCTACGGCAGCGTGGGCATCGCCGTGGTCCTCAGCGTCTTCCCGCGCACCTTGCGCGCGACGCTCTCGGGCGCCTTCATCGCCGGCGGAGCCTTCGGCTCGGTCCTGGGCATATCCATCGGCGGCGCCGTGGCCCAGGCATACGGCTGGCGCTGGGCGTTCGGCGTGATGGGGGTCTTCGGCCTGGTGCTCGCCGGTGTCTACGCCGTCGTGGTGACGGAGAAGAGGCTGACACCGCGGACGGCCCCGTCCGGGGACGGGGCAGCCGGCACCGGCACCGGCACCCGTACCGGCACCGGCTCCGACGTCCGGCTCCGGGTGCTCCTGCCGCGGCTGTTCTCCTCCGTCTCGGTGGTCAGCGCCTACATCGGCAGCGGCCTGCAGCTGTTCATCGCGGGCGCCCTGATCGCCTGGCTGCCCAGTTACTTCAACCGCTACTACGAGATGCCGACCGCGAAGGCCGGTGCGACCGCCGGGCTCTTCGCCCTGATGATCGGCATCGGCATGATCGCCGGCGGAATCGCCTCGGACCGGTTCAGCCGGCGCGACCCCCTCCGCAAGTGGACCGTCGCCATCTGCTGCAGCGTGGGCTCCCTCGTACTGCTGATGACCGCGTTCCGCCTGCCCGCCGGCCCGGTCCAGCTGCTGGTACTGGCGCTGGGGGCCCTGCTGTGCGCCGGTACGGCCGGACCGGGAGCCGCGATGGTGGCGAACCTGACCCCCGCGGCCATCGCCGCGACGGCGTTCGCCACGCTCACGCTGGCCCAGAGCCTGCTCGGACTGGCCCCCGGCCCCGCCGTCACCGGCCTGCTCGCGGACCGCCTCGGCCTGCTCGGCGCGCTCCGGATCGTCCCGCTCGTGGCGATCGCTGCCACCGCGGCCTTCCTGGCCGGACGCCGCCGGTACACACGCGATCTCCGGCGCCTCACCGCGCCCGCCGCGACGGCGGAGGCCGCAGAACCGGAGGCGCGCTCATGA
- a CDS encoding TauD/TfdA dioxygenase family protein yields the protein MPETLRPQQNALALVRPHALRTSLTVEPLTCSIGAELSGVSLADAAHDDDLFAEIKLLLLEYKVLFLRDQDITRADHVAFAERFGPLEDHPVAGSDPDHPGLVRIYKDLDSAPEHYENALHTDGTWRENPSMGAVLRCVSTPPVGGDTIWVNMVEAHRRLPEHIKTQIQDLRARHSIEATFGAVMPGEQRHALAARYPDAEHPVVRTHPETGEEILFVNAFTTHFVNYHTPANVRFGQDYAPGAAQLLNYLISQAAVPEYQVRWRWRRNSVAIWDNRSTQHYAVQDYWPAVRRMERAGIVGDKTF from the coding sequence ATGCCCGAAACCCTCCGGCCGCAGCAGAACGCTCTGGCCCTGGTGCGCCCGCACGCGCTCCGTACCTCCCTCACCGTCGAGCCGCTGACCTGTTCCATCGGCGCCGAGCTCTCCGGCGTGAGCCTCGCCGACGCCGCTCACGACGACGACCTGTTCGCAGAGATCAAGCTGCTTCTGCTCGAGTACAAGGTGCTGTTCCTGCGCGACCAGGACATCACACGCGCCGACCACGTCGCGTTCGCCGAACGCTTCGGACCGCTGGAGGACCACCCGGTGGCCGGCAGCGACCCGGACCACCCGGGCCTGGTCCGCATCTACAAGGACCTGGACAGCGCGCCCGAGCACTACGAGAACGCGCTCCACACCGATGGCACATGGCGCGAGAACCCCTCCATGGGGGCCGTACTCCGCTGCGTCTCGACGCCCCCCGTGGGCGGCGACACGATCTGGGTCAACATGGTCGAGGCCCATCGCCGTCTCCCGGAGCACATCAAGACGCAGATCCAGGACCTGCGCGCCCGGCACAGCATCGAGGCGACCTTCGGCGCGGTCATGCCCGGGGAGCAGCGTCACGCGCTGGCGGCCCGGTACCCGGACGCGGAGCATCCGGTGGTGCGCACCCACCCGGAGACCGGCGAGGAGATCCTCTTCGTCAACGCCTTCACGACCCACTTCGTCAACTACCACACGCCCGCGAACGTCCGCTTCGGCCAGGACTACGCGCCGGGTGCCGCCCAGCTGCTGAACTACCTGATCAGCCAGGCCGCGGTGCCCGAGTACCAGGTCCGCTGGCGCTGGCGGAGGAACAGCGTGGCCATCTGGGACAACCGCTCCACCCAGCACTACGCCGTCCAGGACTACTGGCCGGCCGTCCGCAGGATGGAGCGCGCCGGGATCGTCGGCGACAAGACCTTCTGA
- a CDS encoding quinone oxidoreductase family protein: MAHAVRFYETGGPDVLNWEEVTVGDPGPGEVRIRHVAVGLNFADTYFRTGLYPVRLPDGIGVEASGVIEAVGDGVTHVTEGDRVTYTGSPLGAYSTERVMPASHLIKLPDGIGFETAAAMTMRGLTSAYLLRRIHPLKAGDTVLLHAAAGGVGLIVSQWARLLGVTVIGTVSSEEKAELARAHGCEHIIHYRRENVAERVRELTDGAGVPVVFDSVGKDTYPGSLASLSRRGLLVCFGTASGPVPPIDAMQLAVNGSLFVTRPALADYIAEPAERDALAGELFGHVASGRITIEINQRYSLTGAAQAHRDLEAGRTTGSSVFAL, encoded by the coding sequence GTGGCCCACGCAGTCCGCTTCTACGAAACCGGTGGACCCGACGTCCTGAACTGGGAAGAGGTCACCGTCGGTGACCCGGGTCCGGGCGAAGTGCGCATCCGGCACGTCGCCGTCGGCCTCAACTTCGCCGACACGTACTTCCGTACGGGCCTCTACCCGGTCCGGCTGCCCGACGGCATCGGCGTCGAGGCCTCCGGAGTGATCGAGGCGGTCGGCGACGGCGTCACCCACGTCACCGAAGGCGATCGTGTCACCTACACCGGCAGCCCGCTGGGGGCGTACAGCACGGAGCGGGTCATGCCCGCCTCACACCTGATCAAGCTACCGGACGGGATCGGCTTCGAGACCGCCGCCGCCATGACCATGCGCGGTCTCACCTCGGCGTATCTGCTGCGCCGGATCCACCCGCTGAAGGCCGGTGACACCGTGCTGCTGCACGCGGCGGCGGGCGGCGTCGGCCTCATCGTCAGCCAGTGGGCCAGGCTGCTGGGCGTCACGGTCATCGGAACGGTGTCCAGCGAGGAGAAGGCGGAGCTCGCGCGGGCCCACGGCTGCGAGCACATCATCCACTACCGGCGCGAGAACGTGGCCGAGCGGGTGCGCGAACTGACCGACGGCGCCGGCGTGCCGGTCGTCTTCGACAGTGTCGGCAAGGACACCTATCCCGGCTCGCTGGCCTCGTTGTCGCGGCGCGGACTGCTGGTCTGCTTCGGCACGGCCTCCGGTCCCGTGCCACCGATCGATGCCATGCAGCTCGCCGTGAACGGATCCCTCTTCGTCACCCGTCCTGCGCTGGCCGACTACATCGCCGAACCGGCGGAGCGCGACGCCCTTGCAGGTGAACTGTTCGGTCACGTCGCCTCCGGCCGCATCACGATCGAGATCAACCAGCGCTACTCCCTCACGGGCGCCGCACAGGCACATCGCGATCTGGAAGCCGGACGGACCACGGGATCCTCCGTCTTCGCCCTCTGA
- a CDS encoding 3-keto-5-aminohexanoate cleavage protein: protein MHFHDDSLFPENQEKLVIQAAPYGPEWLPGDADDLPLTMDEHVQAAVDCYNAGATVLHIHVRELDGKGSKRMSMFNELMGRLREAVPDMVLQIGGSISFAPEGEGGDAKWLSYDTRHLLADLTPAPDQVTIAINTSQMNIVEIMTDEDLEGTSIAKPEYYRAYRDMVVEAGPDFYLEHLERLRASGIQPHFQLATIAQLETVERLIRAGVYTGPLVLNYVAIGGGFAGRHPSDLIEFIRRVPDGAVLTIESSMRAVAPMNAIAIALGVHVRVGNEDNLWRRKGERMSSVEQVEQMVRLADTLGRDIATGPEAKEIYRIGAYYSDADETIDRLGMVPNRRPGQRGFMLRELTS, encoded by the coding sequence GTGCACTTTCACGACGACTCGCTCTTCCCCGAGAACCAGGAGAAGCTCGTCATCCAGGCCGCCCCGTACGGGCCGGAGTGGCTGCCCGGCGACGCCGACGACCTGCCCCTGACCATGGACGAGCACGTCCAGGCGGCCGTCGACTGCTACAACGCCGGCGCCACGGTGCTCCACATCCACGTACGCGAGCTCGACGGCAAGGGCTCCAAGCGGATGTCCATGTTCAACGAGCTGATGGGCCGGCTGCGCGAAGCGGTGCCGGACATGGTCCTGCAGATCGGCGGCTCGATCTCCTTCGCCCCCGAGGGCGAGGGCGGCGACGCCAAGTGGCTCTCCTACGACACCCGGCACCTGCTGGCCGACCTCACGCCGGCGCCGGACCAGGTGACCATCGCGATCAACACCAGCCAGATGAACATCGTCGAGATCATGACCGACGAGGACCTGGAGGGCACCTCGATCGCGAAGCCCGAGTACTACCGGGCCTACCGTGACATGGTCGTCGAGGCCGGTCCCGACTTCTACCTCGAGCACCTCGAGCGCCTGCGGGCGAGCGGCATCCAGCCGCACTTCCAGCTCGCCACCATCGCCCAGCTCGAAACCGTCGAGCGGCTCATCCGCGCCGGTGTGTACACGGGCCCCCTGGTCCTCAACTACGTCGCGATCGGCGGCGGTTTCGCCGGGCGGCACCCCTCCGACCTGATCGAGTTCATCCGCCGCGTACCGGACGGCGCGGTCCTCACCATCGAGAGCTCCATGCGCGCCGTGGCCCCGATGAACGCGATCGCCATCGCCCTCGGCGTGCACGTCCGGGTGGGCAACGAGGACAACCTGTGGCGGCGCAAGGGCGAGCGGATGTCCTCCGTCGAGCAGGTCGAGCAGATGGTCCGGCTCGCGGACACCCTGGGACGCGACATCGCGACCGGCCCGGAGGCCAAGGAGATCTACAGGATCGGCGCGTACTACTCCGACGCCGACGAGACCATCGACCGTCTCGGCATGGTCCCGAACCGGCGGCCCGGGCAGCGCGGCTTCATGCTGCGCGAGCTCACGAGCTGA